ccaagattaaatttacttttagTTAAAGGTTCAAAGCAGTAATCGTGCATTTTGCTTGAGTTGTTCTAACAAACCTTACCAGATTatccgaaaaaaattaaagaaacgaGAGCTATATAATTACCACAGAACATATTACATGGTCATTATGGACGTACCTTTATGAAGTAATCTACCGAACATAAGTATCTCCAATTAAGTAAAATTAGTTGCTAATTTATCAGTTATAGATTTCGGATTCGAAATAAGCGAAATTTTGATCTGGACGTATGGggataaagaaataaaactacTGTTTACTTATATTATCAATCTTTATTAAGCTGTTAATAAAATGTCGAGACATTAAATTTTGCTTGACGAGAAGTACCGGCACCTTTGGTGTTATGCAAGTCGATCCTAACACACGGCATACGCTTTTTGGTGCGTCTTCTGATAGTAGCTACGGTTCTTTTATGAAGTAGACTCTCATTTTCTTCGGCAAGCAGATCCTCAACTCTGTCAAAAATCAACTCAGCAAAACAGGTGATcataaataacaatactaaAATAATGAGACGTAATAACAATcgttgaataacttgaaaattaccAAACTGTACAGCGACCAAGCTCGCTAATCCTATCGGATGgtaaaattcatcaaattcGGTAAAAATGACTAAAGCAGAGGCTAATTCACACACAATGTATAAAAAGTAGTGGCAACTGACGTACCAGTTGTACCTTTCCGCCTAAAAATCGGCTTAAAATTCGTGCTATGGGCCTGTTAAAACTTACACGTAAAGCATGAACTGACATGTATGCCATATTTACaaagattaaaatatttgcagtGCAGAGAATCGCAAACGAGACTAGTTTATGCGTCATGAAGGAGGCAGAACCGTCACCTGCACTAAGATTCTTTAGGTCCACGTAGATCTCAAGACCTCCAATTGAAATTACTAAAGAACAAACTGTCTGCAacttcactttttaccttttaaAGTTCCACTAAGTTTTCTCGCTTACCAAAGACGTAACGGAAAC
The sequence above is a segment of the Tribolium castaneum strain GA2 chromosome 9, icTriCast1.1, whole genome shotgun sequence genome. Coding sequences within it:
- the LOC103312625 gene encoding uncharacterized protein LOC103312625 isoform X1 — encoded protein: MVRLIEYKILLFTVSVTSLTVCSLVISIGGLEIYVDLKNLSAGDGSASFMTHKLVSFAILCTANILIFVNMAYMSVHALRAERYNWYVSCHYFLYIVCELASALVIFTEFDEFYHPIGLASLVAVQFVLLFMITCFAELIFDRVEDLLAEENESLLHKRTVATIRRRTKKRMPCVRIDLHNTKGAGTSRQAKFNVSTFY